In Aquila chrysaetos chrysaetos chromosome 2, bAquChr1.4, whole genome shotgun sequence, the following are encoded in one genomic region:
- the TMX1 gene encoding thioredoxin-related transmembrane protein 1, with protein MAAAGRLCALLCLALVAGAAALGKRSPVKVLSDGMWRELLQGEWMVEFYAPWCPACQNLQPEWEKFAEWGEDLEVNIAKVDVTEQPGLSGRFIITALPTIYHCKDGEFRRYQGARTKTDFINFISDQEWKSIEPVSSWFGPSSFLMSSMSALFQLSMWIRHCHGYLTENVGIPAWGSYAVFALATLFSGLILGLIMVFLADCICPSKRHRPPQYPHSRKLAPESAQLLKKLDEEQEADEEDISDDETEGKEVSNRNSSPNTVRQRPVNPAATMDKS; from the exons ATGGCGGCCGCCGGGCGGCTGTGCGCCCTGCTGTGCCTGGCGCTGGTGGCCGGCGCGGCCGCGCTGGGGAAGCGGAGCCCAGTGAAGGTGCTGTCGGACGGCATGTGGcgggagctgctgcagggcgAGTGGATGGTGGAGTT CTATGCCCCTTGGTGCCCCGCCTGCCAGAACCTGCAGCCGGAGTGGGAGAAGTTTGCCGAGTGGGGCGAGGACCTGGAAGTGAATATTGCCAAAGTGGATGTCACGGAGCAGCCGG GATTAAGCGGGCGATTTATCATAACAGCTCTTCCTACCATCTATCA ctgtaaAGATGGAGAGTTCAGGAGATACCAGGGTGCAAGAACTAAAACTGATTTCATAAATTTCATCAGTGACCAGGAATGGAAATCTATTGAACCGGTTTCATCATGGTTTGgtccttcctctttcct gaTGAGCAGTATGTCAGCTTTGTTTCAGTTGTCAATGTGGATCAGG CATTGCCATGgctatttaacagaaaatgtcGGGATACCAGCCTGGGGCTCGTATGCTGTTTTTGCATTGGCAACTCTATTCTCAGGACTAATACTGGGACTT ataatGGTGTTCTTAGCAGACTGTATCTGTCCATCCAAAAGGCACAGACCACCACAGTACCCTCATTCAA GAAAGCTAGCTCCTGAGtcagctcagctgctgaaaaaacTGGATGAAGAGCAAGAAGCAGATGAGGAAGATATCTCAGATGATGAAACAGAGGGTAAAGAGGTGTCCAACAGAAACTCGTCACCAAACACTGTAAGGCAGCGCCCAGTGAACCCTGCTGCTACAATGGATAAATCTTAG